A window of the Mesorhizobium opportunistum WSM2075 genome harbors these coding sequences:
- a CDS encoding IS110 family transposase, whose amino-acid sequence MNKIICGVDVSKDWLDAHVWPGGAAERFANDATGIAALWLFCRGHGAAMAVMEASGGYERLGFMLLWAHGMPCGVVNAKSVRRFAEAMGYLEKTDRIDAAVIAHYSEVKKTVPTPPPSAAQQRLAALVARLCQVVGDATINKQRRSAARDAETCASIEAMLAFLKREQRRLEGEIASMIDDDPLWARLERAFRSLKGVAGRTVARLMAELPEIGLISNKAIAKLAGLAPIADDSGRRAGNRHVRGGRAGPRGILFIVAAIVAKFDPHLKAFAQRLQQAGKSKMLIRIALARKLLVILNAKARDARAEFANAT is encoded by the coding sequence GTGAACAAGATCATTTGTGGAGTTGATGTTTCGAAGGATTGGCTGGACGCGCATGTCTGGCCAGGCGGTGCGGCAGAGCGTTTCGCCAATGACGCGACGGGCATCGCAGCTCTTTGGCTGTTCTGCCGTGGCCACGGCGCAGCAATGGCGGTGATGGAGGCGTCGGGCGGCTATGAGAGGCTGGGGTTCATGCTTTTGTGGGCGCATGGCATGCCGTGCGGCGTGGTCAATGCCAAGAGCGTGCGTCGCTTCGCCGAGGCGATGGGTTATCTGGAAAAGACCGACCGGATCGACGCTGCTGTCATCGCCCATTACAGCGAAGTCAAGAAGACGGTCCCCACGCCACCGCCGAGCGCTGCCCAGCAGCGGCTCGCCGCACTGGTTGCGCGGCTTTGCCAGGTTGTCGGCGATGCGACCATCAACAAGCAGCGCAGAAGTGCCGCACGCGACGCCGAGACATGCGCCAGCATCGAGGCCATGCTGGCCTTCCTCAAGCGCGAGCAACGACGGCTGGAAGGCGAGATTGCCTCGATGATCGACGACGATCCGCTGTGGGCCAGGCTGGAGCGGGCCTTCCGTTCGCTCAAGGGGGTGGCCGGGCGCACCGTCGCCCGCCTGATGGCCGAACTGCCTGAGATCGGCCTCATCTCCAACAAAGCCATCGCTAAGCTGGCAGGCCTCGCCCCCATCGCAGATGACAGCGGCAGGCGGGCCGGCAACAGGCATGTGCGCGGCGGACGCGCCGGGCCGCGAGGCATCCTCTTCATCGTCGCGGCCATCGTGGCCAAGTTCGATCCCCATCTCAAAGCGTTCGCTCAGCGGTTGCAACAGGCCGGAAAGTCCAAAATGCTCATCCGCATCGCACTCGCCCGAAAACTCCTCGTCATCCTCAATGCAAAAGCACGCGATGCGCGAGCCGAGTTCGCAAATGCAACTTGA
- a CDS encoding carbohydrate ABC transporter permease encodes MQNRFLPYLLTLPSLFLAAVVIFWPVWDLIQISTHDVSRFGQLRDFSGLTNFAALTADPDFIAALWRTGLWTVLVVGGALLLSVPVAMILNTDFYGRGIARVIIMLPWAVSLTMTAVVWRWALSGESGMLNSALIGLGLIDHNIQWLAQAETAFPMQVLIGILVTVPFTTTIFLGGLSSIPDDLYEAAALEGATPLQQFREITFPLLKPFINIAIVLNTIYVFNSFPIIWVMTQGGPANSTDILVTHLYKLAFRIGKLGEASAVSLVMFAILLIFTMIYVRLAMREQRA; translated from the coding sequence ATGCAAAATCGCTTCCTGCCCTACCTCCTGACCTTGCCCAGCCTGTTCCTGGCGGCGGTCGTCATCTTCTGGCCGGTCTGGGATTTGATCCAGATCTCGACGCATGACGTCAGCCGCTTTGGCCAGTTGCGCGATTTCTCGGGCCTGACCAATTTTGCCGCGCTCACCGCCGATCCCGATTTCATCGCCGCGCTCTGGCGCACGGGGCTGTGGACCGTGCTGGTGGTTGGCGGGGCGCTGTTGCTGTCGGTTCCGGTGGCGATGATCCTCAATACCGATTTCTATGGCCGCGGCATTGCCCGCGTCATCATCATGCTGCCCTGGGCGGTATCGCTGACCATGACGGCGGTCGTCTGGCGCTGGGCGCTGAGCGGTGAAAGCGGCATGCTGAATTCGGCGCTGATCGGGCTGGGCCTGATCGACCACAACATCCAGTGGCTGGCGCAGGCCGAGACCGCCTTTCCGATGCAGGTGCTGATCGGCATACTGGTGACGGTGCCGTTCACCACGACGATCTTCCTCGGCGGCCTGTCGTCGATCCCCGACGATCTCTACGAGGCGGCGGCGCTGGAAGGGGCGACACCGCTGCAGCAGTTCCGCGAGATCACCTTTCCGCTGTTGAAGCCGTTCATCAACATCGCCATCGTGCTCAACACGATCTATGTCTTCAACTCGTTCCCGATCATCTGGGTGATGACGCAAGGTGGGCCGGCGAACTCGACCGATATCCTGGTCACCCACCTCTACAAGCTCGCCTTCCGCATCGGCAAGCTGGGCGAGGCCTCCGCCGTGTCGCTGGTGATGTTCGCCATATTGCTCATCTTCACCATGATCTATGTGCGGCTGGCGATGCGGGAGCAGCGCGCATGA
- a CDS encoding carbohydrate ABC transporter permease: MTSKLKRTVIAWLLLAPLIVVTIFPFAVMFLTAVKPRQEVLSPTWWPSEFRWSNFSDMWVATGFGQALANSLYVSVIATVGAILISVPAAYAMSRFRFAGYGAFRQFLLISQMISPIVLVLGLFRLMAAWGLVESTTALGFIYMAFNVAFTVWMLQSYFDTIPRDLEEAAWMEGAGRWLTLRKVFLPLCLPAIAVTAIFTFINAWNEFVVALTMLRSQESYTLPIQVFSLVAGRYTIEWHHVMAATLLATLPVAILFIWLQRYLVRGLALGAVK; this comes from the coding sequence ATGACAAGTAAACTCAAACGCACCGTCATCGCATGGCTGCTGCTGGCGCCCTTGATCGTGGTGACGATCTTTCCCTTCGCGGTGATGTTCCTGACCGCGGTCAAGCCGCGGCAGGAGGTGCTGTCGCCGACATGGTGGCCGAGCGAGTTCCGCTGGTCGAATTTCTCCGACATGTGGGTAGCCACCGGCTTCGGTCAGGCGCTGGCCAATTCGCTCTACGTCTCGGTCATCGCCACGGTCGGCGCGATCCTGATCTCGGTGCCTGCGGCCTATGCCATGTCGCGCTTCCGCTTTGCCGGTTACGGCGCCTTCCGTCAGTTCCTGCTGATCTCGCAGATGATCTCGCCGATCGTACTGGTGCTCGGCCTGTTCCGGCTGATGGCCGCCTGGGGGCTGGTCGAATCGACGACGGCGCTGGGCTTCATCTACATGGCCTTCAACGTCGCCTTCACCGTGTGGATGCTGCAGAGCTATTTCGACACCATTCCGCGCGATCTCGAGGAAGCCGCCTGGATGGAGGGTGCCGGCCGCTGGCTGACGCTGCGAAAAGTGTTCCTGCCGCTCTGCCTGCCGGCAATCGCGGTGACAGCGATCTTCACCTTCATCAACGCCTGGAATGAGTTCGTCGTCGCGCTCACCATGCTGCGCAGCCAGGAAAGCTATACGCTGCCGATCCAGGTGTTCTCGCTGGTCGCCGGCCGCTACACGATCGAGTGGCATCACGTCATGGCCGCGACGCTGCTGGCGACGCTGCCGGTGGCGATCCTGTTCATCTGGCTGCAGCGCTACCTGGTTCGGGGTTTGGCGCTCGGGGCCGTCAAATAG
- a CDS encoding M81 family metallopeptidase: MRIFTASLATETNTFSPVPTDRASFEMAFYAGPGKHPETPTLCSSPIVALRRRAAAEGLTVIEGTATWAEPGGLVQRQTYEALRDEILGQLKAALPVDAVILGLHGAMVAQGYDDCEGDLLERVRAMVGPDVVIASEFDPHSHLTPKRVAASDIMAYFLEFPHTDFYERGEHVVELGLAAARGEIKPVISTFDCRMIQVLPTSREPMRSFVDRIKALQGKDGVLSVSVIHGFMAADVPEMGTRILVVTDNDKEKGDALAERLGRELYAMREKTAMTMLSAADGIDRALAVRAERQDRPVVIADIWDNPGGGVAGDGTVVLRAMLERGLKNVGVATIWDPIAVTFCQAAGEGAVIDLRFGGKAGPLAGEPIDARVKVLKAVPEGWQSFGPSRVTLGPAALVRIEGTEVDIILNTNRTQTFEPDIFSNIGVDPMSKDVLLIKSTNHFYAGFEPIAAEIIYVSAPSSYPSNPAVTDYKKLTRPVWPRVADPWKA; encoded by the coding sequence ATGCGCATCTTCACCGCCTCGCTGGCGACGGAAACCAACACCTTTTCGCCGGTGCCGACAGACCGGGCCTCGTTCGAGATGGCCTTCTATGCCGGACCGGGCAAGCATCCGGAGACGCCGACGCTGTGCTCCTCGCCGATCGTCGCCTTGCGCCGGCGCGCGGCCGCCGAGGGACTGACCGTGATCGAAGGCACCGCCACCTGGGCCGAGCCCGGCGGCCTGGTCCAGCGGCAGACCTATGAGGCATTGCGCGACGAGATTCTCGGCCAGCTCAAGGCGGCGCTGCCGGTCGATGCGGTCATCCTCGGACTGCACGGCGCCATGGTGGCGCAAGGCTACGACGATTGTGAAGGCGATCTGCTCGAGCGCGTCCGCGCAATGGTCGGGCCGGATGTGGTGATCGCCTCCGAATTCGATCCGCACAGCCATCTGACGCCCAAGCGCGTGGCGGCGTCCGATATCATGGCCTATTTCCTGGAGTTCCCGCACACCGATTTCTACGAACGCGGCGAGCATGTCGTCGAGCTCGGGCTGGCGGCGGCGCGCGGCGAAATCAAGCCGGTCATCTCGACCTTCGACTGCCGCATGATCCAGGTTTTGCCGACCAGCCGCGAGCCGATGCGCTCCTTCGTCGACCGCATCAAGGCGCTGCAGGGCAAGGATGGCGTGCTGTCGGTCTCGGTCATCCACGGCTTCATGGCGGCGGATGTTCCCGAGATGGGCACGCGCATCCTGGTCGTCACCGACAATGACAAGGAAAAGGGCGATGCGCTGGCGGAACGGCTGGGGCGGGAGCTCTATGCCATGCGCGAGAAGACGGCGATGACGATGCTTAGTGCCGCCGACGGCATCGATCGCGCCTTGGCCGTGCGGGCTGAAAGACAGGACAGGCCGGTGGTCATCGCCGATATCTGGGACAATCCCGGTGGCGGCGTTGCCGGCGATGGCACCGTCGTGCTGCGCGCCATGCTGGAACGCGGCTTGAAGAACGTTGGCGTGGCGACGATCTGGGACCCGATCGCGGTGACCTTCTGCCAGGCTGCGGGCGAAGGCGCTGTCATCGACCTGCGCTTCGGCGGCAAGGCTGGGCCGTTGGCGGGCGAGCCGATCGACGCGCGCGTCAAGGTGCTGAAGGCGGTTCCGGAGGGATGGCAGAGTTTCGGCCCAAGCCGGGTGACGCTCGGACCGGCGGCACTGGTCCGCATCGAAGGCACCGAGGTCGACATCATCCTCAACACCAACCGCACGCAAACCTTCGAGCCCGATATTTTTTCCAACATCGGTGTCGATCCAATGAGCAAGGACGTGCTGCTGATCAAGTCGACCAACCATTTCTATGCCGGCTTCGAGCCGATCGCCGCCGAGATCATCTATGTCTCGGCGCCGAGCTCGTATCCCAGCAATCCGGCGGTGACCGATTACAAGAAGCTGACGCGGCCGGTGTGGCCAAGGGTGGCGGATCCTTGGAAGGCATAG
- a CDS encoding M3 family metallopeptidase has protein sequence MPSTKTVDLAAHPLTAWQGPLGLPDFAHIGDGDFSPVFDAALKAHEAEIEAIAGNKEAPTIENTLAALELGGEALDHVSSIFWCRAGAHTNEAIQALERDISPKMSRHFSAISMNERLFARIDDLYQRRESLKLDAETLRVLEKTWKGFVRSGAKLDAEGKKRLAAISEELSSLGTTFGQNVLADERDWALFLDEADLAGLPDFLKSAMAEAAEMRGQKGRYAVTLSRSIYEPFTTFSERRDLREIAFRAFTMRGQNGGATDNTSVVRDMLKLRSEKAGLLGYASFAALKLDDTMAKTPKAVHALLDPVWKKALEKAAADQTELQRLAAEAGSNEKFAAWDWRFYQEKLRAEKFAFDEAELKPYLQLDRIIDACFDVATRLFGITFEEKKGIAAWHPDARIFVVKNADGSERGLFLADYFARPSKRSGAWMSALKSGYRLGHGSKPVIYNIMNFAKPPAGEAALLSVDEAKTLFHEFGHALHGMLTDVTWPSVAGTSVSRDFVELPSQLYEHWLTVPAVLEKHALHVKTGKPMPKALLDKMLAARTFGAGFATVEFTASALMDMAYHARPDAPAEPLRFEAETLEKLDMPDTIAMRHRTPHFGHVFSGDGYSAGYYSYMWSEVLDADAFAAFEETGDPFNPALAERLRKNIYAAGGSKDPEELYTAFRGKMPSPEAMMVKRGLV, from the coding sequence ATGCCCTCCACGAAAACCGTCGATCTCGCCGCCCATCCGCTGACCGCGTGGCAAGGGCCGCTCGGCCTGCCCGATTTTGCCCATATCGGCGACGGCGATTTTTCCCCGGTCTTCGACGCCGCGCTGAAGGCGCATGAGGCGGAGATCGAAGCGATCGCCGGCAATAAGGAGGCGCCGACCATCGAGAACACGCTTGCCGCGCTGGAACTCGGCGGCGAGGCGCTCGATCACGTCTCGTCGATCTTCTGGTGCCGGGCCGGCGCTCACACCAACGAGGCGATCCAGGCACTGGAGCGCGACATCTCGCCGAAGATGTCCAGGCACTTCTCGGCGATCTCGATGAACGAGAGGCTGTTTGCCCGCATCGACGACCTCTACCAGCGCCGCGAGAGCCTCAAGCTCGACGCCGAAACCCTGCGGGTCCTGGAAAAGACCTGGAAAGGCTTCGTCCGCTCCGGCGCCAAGCTCGACGCCGAGGGTAAGAAGCGGCTGGCGGCGATCAGCGAGGAACTGTCCTCGCTCGGCACGACTTTCGGCCAGAACGTGCTGGCCGACGAGCGTGACTGGGCGCTGTTCCTCGACGAGGCCGACCTTGCCGGCCTGCCGGATTTCCTGAAGAGCGCCATGGCGGAAGCCGCCGAGATGCGCGGCCAGAAGGGCCGCTACGCCGTCACCCTGTCGCGCTCGATCTATGAGCCGTTCACGACCTTCTCGGAACGCCGCGACCTGCGTGAGATCGCCTTCCGCGCCTTCACCATGCGTGGTCAGAATGGCGGCGCCACCGACAACACATCCGTGGTGCGCGACATGCTGAAGCTGCGTTCCGAAAAGGCCGGGCTGCTCGGCTACGCCTCCTTCGCCGCGCTGAAGCTCGACGACACCATGGCCAAGACGCCGAAGGCGGTGCACGCGCTGCTCGACCCTGTCTGGAAGAAGGCGCTGGAAAAGGCCGCCGCCGACCAGACCGAATTGCAGCGGCTGGCGGCGGAGGCCGGCAGCAACGAGAAATTCGCCGCCTGGGACTGGCGCTTCTACCAAGAGAAGCTGCGCGCCGAAAAGTTCGCTTTCGACGAGGCGGAACTGAAGCCTTATCTGCAGCTTGACCGCATCATCGACGCCTGCTTCGACGTGGCGACAAGACTGTTCGGCATCACTTTCGAGGAGAAGAAGGGCATTGCCGCCTGGCATCCCGACGCGCGTATCTTCGTGGTGAAGAATGCCGACGGCAGCGAGCGCGGCCTGTTCCTTGCCGACTATTTCGCGCGGCCTTCCAAGCGTTCCGGCGCCTGGATGAGCGCGCTGAAGTCCGGCTACCGGCTCGGCCACGGCTCGAAGCCGGTGATCTACAACATCATGAACTTCGCCAAGCCGCCGGCGGGCGAGGCGGCATTGCTGTCGGTCGACGAGGCGAAGACGCTGTTCCATGAATTCGGCCATGCGCTGCACGGCATGCTGACTGACGTCACGTGGCCTTCGGTCGCCGGTACCTCGGTCAGCCGCGATTTCGTCGAACTGCCCTCGCAGCTTTACGAGCACTGGCTGACGGTGCCGGCGGTGCTGGAAAAGCACGCGCTGCATGTCAAGACCGGCAAGCCGATGCCGAAGGCGCTGCTCGACAAGATGCTGGCCGCGCGCACCTTCGGCGCCGGCTTCGCCACCGTCGAATTCACCGCCTCGGCCTTGATGGACATGGCCTATCACGCCCGGCCCGATGCCCCGGCGGAGCCGCTTCGTTTCGAAGCCGAAACGTTGGAGAAGCTCGACATGCCGGACACCATAGCGATGCGCCACCGCACCCCGCATTTCGGCCATGTCTTTTCGGGCGACGGCTATTCGGCTGGCTACTATTCCTACATGTGGTCCGAGGTGCTCGACGCCGATGCATTTGCCGCCTTCGAGGAGACCGGGGATCCCTTCAATCCGGCGCTCGCCGAGCGGCTGCGGAAGAACATCTACGCCGCCGGCGGCTCGAAGGACCCGGAAGAGCTTTACACCGCGTTCCGCGGCAAGATGCCGTCGCCCGAAGCGATGATGGTGAAGCGCGGGCTGGTGTAG
- a CDS encoding carbonic anhydrase encodes MPHLPDHLLAGYRNFMNGRYLTESGRYRELAREGQAPETMIVACCDSRAAPEAIFDAGPGELFVLRNVGNLVPPYEPDGEFHSTSAALEFAVQSLKVKNIVVMGHGRCGGIRAALDPNSAPLSPGDFIGKWMSLIAPAAETVSSSTFMTATERQTALERISVRYSIANLRTFPCVSILEGKGRLSLHGAWFDISTGELWVMNKETGDFERPVLE; translated from the coding sequence ATGCCGCATCTTCCCGACCACCTTCTCGCCGGCTACCGCAATTTCATGAACGGCCGTTATCTCACCGAGAGCGGCCGTTACCGCGAGCTCGCCCGCGAGGGGCAGGCACCTGAGACCATGATCGTTGCCTGCTGCGATTCGCGCGCCGCGCCCGAAGCGATCTTCGATGCCGGCCCGGGTGAACTCTTCGTGCTGCGCAATGTCGGCAATCTGGTGCCGCCCTACGAGCCGGACGGCGAGTTCCATTCGACTTCGGCCGCGCTCGAATTCGCGGTCCAGAGCCTCAAGGTCAAAAACATCGTGGTCATGGGCCATGGCCGCTGCGGCGGCATCCGCGCCGCGCTCGACCCCAACTCGGCGCCGCTGTCGCCCGGCGACTTCATCGGCAAGTGGATGAGCTTGATCGCGCCCGCCGCCGAGACCGTCTCCTCCAGCACCTTCATGACGGCGACCGAGCGTCAGACGGCACTCGAGCGCATCTCGGTCCGCTATTCCATCGCCAACCTCAGGACTTTTCCCTGCGTCTCGATCCTGGAGGGCAAGGGGCGGCTGTCGCTGCATGGCGCCTGGTTCGACATTTCGACCGGCGAACTCTGGGTAATGAACAAGGAGACCGGCGATTTCGAGCGGCCGGTGCTGGAATGA
- a CDS encoding DUF429 domain-containing protein, which produces MTSAATALVGADGCKAGWIAVRREPGSAPSVEVFSSFAALLAANPDNAVVAVDMPIGLPEFSGRGGRGPEALVRPLLGPRQSSVFSIPSRSALYADTNEFTTIEAWYAAHIRASEVARTTSDPPRGVSIQAFGIFSKIREIDALVIARPDLRGRVFESHPEVAFCRLNDDQPMQLPKKIKGSINPAGMAERKALLCRHSYDMAFLDQVPPRGAAADDFLDAAAMMLIAGRIASGKARSFPNPPLVDGFGIQVAIWA; this is translated from the coding sequence GTGACATCGGCCGCGACCGCGCTCGTCGGCGCCGATGGCTGCAAGGCCGGCTGGATCGCCGTGCGCCGCGAACCAGGCTCGGCACCTTCGGTCGAGGTCTTCTCCAGCTTCGCGGCGCTGCTTGCGGCCAATCCCGACAACGCAGTCGTCGCCGTCGACATGCCGATCGGTCTGCCGGAGTTTTCGGGCAGAGGCGGGCGCGGACCGGAAGCGCTGGTGCGGCCGCTGCTCGGGCCACGCCAGTCCAGCGTCTTTTCGATCCCGTCCCGATCGGCGCTTTATGCGGACACCAACGAATTCACCACGATCGAAGCCTGGTACGCCGCGCATATCAGGGCAAGCGAGGTGGCCAGGACCACATCCGATCCGCCGCGCGGCGTTTCGATCCAGGCCTTTGGCATCTTCTCGAAGATCCGCGAGATCGACGCCTTGGTGATCGCGCGGCCCGATCTGCGCGGCCGCGTCTTCGAATCGCATCCGGAAGTCGCCTTCTGCCGCCTGAACGACGACCAGCCGATGCAGCTGCCGAAGAAGATCAAGGGCAGCATCAATCCCGCCGGCATGGCCGAACGCAAGGCGCTGCTGTGCCGGCACAGCTATGACATGGCCTTTCTCGACCAGGTGCCGCCGCGCGGCGCGGCCGCCGACGATTTTCTCGATGCCGCCGCGATGATGCTGATTGCCGGCCGCATCGCCAGCGGCAAGGCCAGGTCGTTTCCCAACCCGCCGCTCGTTGACGGTTTTGGCATACAGGTCGCCATCTGGGCATGA
- the pdxY gene encoding pyridoxal kinase PdxY produces the protein MSAEKPDAPRAVIVISSHVARGSVGNRAAVFALETLGFPVWAVPTVILPWHPGHGRATRIVPPLDQFKALMADLERSPWLGEVGAVLSGYLGEAGQAEAVASLVAAVKARTPDAVYICDPVMGDSGGLYVPEPTAAAMRDRLMPIADIATPNRYELEWMAGAPLPDLKSVISAALHAGPSTMLVTSAPSMMTGSTGNLLLDGSQALLAEHRLIDKPPNGLGDLTAAVYLARILSGQPAIKALQSTTAAVYEILARTAKRGGDELQLETDAQSLSHPMAMVQLRHLTHPGRDRRA, from the coding sequence ATGAGCGCCGAAAAACCCGACGCGCCGCGCGCGGTCATCGTCATTTCGAGCCATGTCGCCCGTGGTTCGGTCGGCAACCGCGCCGCCGTCTTTGCCTTGGAGACGCTGGGGTTCCCGGTCTGGGCGGTGCCGACTGTCATCCTGCCCTGGCATCCCGGCCACGGGCGGGCGACACGCATCGTGCCGCCGCTCGACCAGTTCAAGGCGCTGATGGCCGACCTCGAGCGCTCGCCGTGGCTGGGCGAGGTTGGCGCCGTGCTGTCGGGCTATCTCGGCGAGGCCGGCCAGGCCGAGGCTGTCGCCTCGTTGGTCGCCGCCGTCAAGGCCAGGACGCCTGATGCCGTCTATATCTGCGATCCGGTGATGGGTGATTCTGGCGGCCTCTATGTGCCCGAACCAACCGCCGCCGCCATGCGCGACCGGCTGATGCCGATCGCCGACATTGCCACCCCAAACCGCTACGAGCTGGAATGGATGGCCGGCGCGCCGCTTCCCGACCTCAAATCGGTGATCTCGGCTGCACTCCATGCCGGGCCGTCGACCATGCTGGTCACCTCGGCGCCGTCGATGATGACCGGTAGCACCGGCAATCTTCTGCTCGACGGCAGCCAGGCGCTGCTCGCCGAGCACCGCCTGATCGACAAGCCGCCGAACGGTCTGGGCGACCTGACGGCGGCCGTCTACCTCGCCCGCATCCTCTCCGGCCAACCGGCGATCAAAGCCCTGCAATCGACCACGGCGGCGGTCTACGAGATACTCGCGCGCACCGCAAAACGCGGCGGCGACGAGCTGCAGCTCGAAACCGACGCGCAGAGCCTGTCGCACCCGATGGCCATGGTGCAGCTGCGCCACCTCACGCATCCGGGGCGGGACCGCCGGGCGTGA
- a CDS encoding LemA family protein, producing MLAQRLASPSMFRTLPAFLMMAFVLPLLAGCGYNTIPTAEENARAAWSEVLNQYQRRADLIPNLVETVKGYASHEKDTLDAVVEARAKATQITVTPETLKDPEALKKFQDAQAGLTSALSRLIAVSEAYPDLKANQNFLALQAQLEGTENRIAVSRRDYIQAVRDYNLTLKTFPSVLWATFWFRGNEPFANFTVDEDKMQVPKVDFGTKQGG from the coding sequence ATGCTTGCCCAGCGCCTTGCCTCACCATCCATGTTCCGCACGCTTCCCGCCTTCCTGATGATGGCTTTCGTGCTGCCGCTGCTTGCCGGCTGCGGCTACAACACCATCCCGACGGCCGAGGAAAACGCCAGGGCGGCTTGGAGCGAGGTGCTGAACCAGTACCAGCGCCGCGCCGACCTCATCCCCAACCTGGTCGAGACGGTCAAGGGCTACGCCTCGCATGAGAAGGACACGCTCGACGCGGTGGTCGAGGCGCGCGCCAAGGCGACGCAGATCACGGTGACGCCGGAAACGCTCAAGGATCCCGAAGCGCTCAAGAAGTTCCAGGATGCCCAGGCCGGGCTGACCAGCGCCCTGTCGCGGCTGATCGCGGTATCGGAAGCTTATCCGGACCTCAAGGCCAACCAGAACTTCCTGGCGCTGCAGGCGCAGCTCGAAGGCACCGAAAACCGCATCGCGGTGTCGCGGCGCGACTACATCCAGGCGGTCAGAGACTACAATCTGACGCTGAAGACCTTCCCGTCGGTGCTGTGGGCGACCTTCTGGTTCCGCGGCAACGAGCCGTTCGCCAATTTCACGGTGGACGAAGACAAGATGCAGGTGCCGAAGGTGGATTTCGGCACGAAGCAGGGTGGGTGA
- a CDS encoding TPM domain-containing protein, giving the protein MRGRWPAGQRGVRRNANLNFLALIFFLLLVLPLTAVAADLPALTGRVVDNAGIIDAATKAALTQKLADFETKGSDQIVVATIPSLDGEEIEPYANRLFRFWKLGQAKENNGVLLLVAPNDRKMRIEVGYGLEGTLTDLHTKLIIENDMVPAFRAGDFSGGIAKAVDDMVMVLEGNPEELEARGKRNQQAPFNSDDLFFALFISIWAIIFFGSIAASILPPIFGQKLGPGRYRWLGMTFEPGRRSSSGGWSSGSSGGGWSSGGGGFSGGGGSSGGGGSSGSW; this is encoded by the coding sequence TTGCGGGGGAGATGGCCGGCAGGCCAGAGGGGGGTGCGAAGAAACGCCAACCTCAATTTTCTTGCCCTAATTTTCTTCCTTCTCTTGGTCCTTCCGCTAACCGCCGTCGCCGCGGACCTCCCGGCGCTCACGGGCCGAGTGGTCGACAATGCCGGCATCATCGATGCCGCGACCAAGGCGGCGCTGACGCAGAAGCTCGCCGACTTCGAGACCAAGGGCTCCGACCAGATCGTCGTCGCCACGATCCCGAGCCTCGACGGCGAGGAGATCGAACCCTATGCCAACCGGCTGTTCCGTTTCTGGAAGCTCGGCCAGGCAAAGGAAAACAATGGCGTGCTTTTGCTGGTCGCGCCGAACGACCGCAAGATGCGCATCGAGGTCGGCTACGGGCTGGAAGGCACGCTGACCGACCTGCACACCAAGCTGATCATCGAAAACGACATGGTGCCGGCCTTCCGCGCCGGAGATTTTTCCGGCGGCATAGCCAAAGCCGTCGACGACATGGTCATGGTGCTCGAAGGCAATCCGGAGGAGCTGGAAGCGCGGGGAAAACGCAACCAGCAGGCGCCGTTCAATTCCGACGACCTGTTCTTCGCCCTTTTCATCAGCATCTGGGCAATCATCTTCTTCGGCAGCATCGCGGCCTCGATCCTGCCGCCGATCTTCGGCCAGAAGCTCGGACCCGGACGCTATCGCTGGCTCGGCATGACCTTCGAGCCCGGCCGGCGATCCTCGAGCGGCGGCTGGTCCTCGGGTAGTTCCGGCGGTGGCTGGTCTTCGGGTGGCGGTGGCTTTTCCGGCGGCGGCGGTTCGTCAGGCGGCGGCGGCTCATCTGGCAGCTGGTGA